A part of Roseofilum capinflatum BLCC-M114 genomic DNA contains:
- a CDS encoding DUF433 domain-containing protein, which produces MTTQLEFKTSAPPFRWDEAGGIRIGQTRVTLDTLLAAYHQGSTPEEIAIQFPVLRLEDIYSTIAYYLNHRQECDLYLEQRHQQAQQMREQLTQTHNLAHLRERLLARSQSKGN; this is translated from the coding sequence ATGACAACCCAACTTGAATTCAAAACTTCTGCCCCACCCTTCCGTTGGGATGAAGCCGGAGGTATCCGCATTGGGCAAACCCGCGTTACCCTCGACACTCTCCTAGCTGCCTATCACCAGGGTTCAACCCCCGAAGAAATCGCCATTCAGTTCCCCGTTCTCCGTCTAGAAGACATCTACAGCACCATTGCCTACTATCTCAACCACCGCCAGGAATGCGATCTTTATCTAGAGCAACGCCACCAACAAGCCCAACAGATGAGAGAACAACTCACTCAAACCCACAATTTAGCTCATTTAAGAGAGCGATTACTTGCCCGTTCTCAGAGTAAAGGAAACTAA